Proteins encoded in a region of the Mariprofundus ferrinatatus genome:
- a CDS encoding OmpA family protein, whose product MVKRALYLLLTALIALPVAAQAGTIKSLEQEIFAFKKSGDHRYAPLTTSRVEAYLGAAMLADGEQREGEAAAAVKKAEEKLAEAKSTAAGFRQQFASLLALRSETSAVAEIVSTTPEEGKPLASQQMVEAENALNQAIVTRERGELNRTLEHAATAKSAYSKVLNSNLDQLSVITARLISKARSCGSKRYAPVTHQAASEKLAELRGYIDGLFATPPSKPSEAYALAAEANAVCEQVKLWKKESSSYEEIIIRERTFRHNLAKELDIETPDNVLLVTNSPRELLDATKRLKGSLSAEREARKKAEREAEAKARMVVESDEQMQAQRSQLTDMKEVFRAKLERETADKKMQERLRNQFKEGDAEIFVNLDGSLLLRMVGLQFTSGSSKVTSEYFDLISRLKGALDVYADRTVRIEGHTDDQGDVKPNQQLSLKRAESVRDVLIEAGADGSRLKALGYGEVRPIASNEFPQGRAMNRRIDIVIDAPQ is encoded by the coding sequence TTGGTTAAACGTGCTCTTTATCTCCTGCTCACCGCCCTGATCGCGCTGCCCGTCGCAGCCCAGGCCGGCACCATTAAATCGCTCGAGCAGGAGATCTTCGCATTCAAAAAGAGTGGCGACCACCGCTATGCTCCCCTCACCACCTCGCGCGTGGAGGCCTACCTTGGTGCCGCCATGCTTGCAGATGGGGAGCAGAGAGAAGGTGAAGCTGCTGCTGCAGTGAAGAAGGCGGAAGAGAAGCTTGCTGAGGCGAAATCCACGGCAGCAGGCTTCCGCCAACAGTTCGCATCGCTGCTGGCGCTACGCAGTGAAACCAGTGCCGTTGCAGAGATTGTCTCCACTACCCCTGAAGAGGGAAAGCCGCTTGCTTCCCAGCAGATGGTCGAAGCCGAGAACGCACTGAACCAGGCCATCGTGACCCGCGAACGCGGTGAACTGAACAGGACCCTTGAGCATGCTGCCACCGCAAAATCGGCCTACAGCAAGGTGCTGAACAGCAACCTTGATCAGCTATCCGTTATCACGGCACGTCTTATCTCCAAGGCCAGGTCATGCGGCTCCAAACGCTATGCGCCGGTCACCCACCAGGCAGCCAGCGAGAAGCTGGCCGAGCTGCGCGGTTATATCGACGGCCTCTTTGCCACTCCGCCATCCAAACCGAGCGAGGCCTACGCGCTTGCAGCCGAAGCGAATGCGGTGTGTGAACAGGTCAAGCTCTGGAAAAAAGAGAGCAGCAGTTATGAAGAGATCATTATCAGGGAGAGGACGTTCCGTCACAATCTCGCCAAAGAGCTCGACATTGAGACGCCCGATAACGTTCTGCTGGTCACCAATTCACCCCGGGAGCTTCTTGATGCAACCAAGCGGCTGAAAGGCAGCCTCTCTGCAGAGCGCGAAGCTCGCAAGAAGGCAGAGCGCGAAGCTGAGGCAAAAGCCAGAATGGTTGTCGAGAGCGATGAGCAGATGCAGGCGCAGCGCAGTCAGCTGACCGACATGAAAGAGGTATTCCGCGCCAAGCTGGAGCGGGAAACCGCCGATAAAAAAATGCAGGAGCGGTTGCGCAACCAGTTCAAAGAGGGTGATGCGGAGATCTTCGTCAACCTCGACGGTTCGCTGCTGCTGCGCATGGTCGGACTGCAATTCACATCAGGAAGCAGCAAAGTCACCTCTGAATATTTCGATCTGATTTCCCGCCTCAAAGGCGCCCTTGATGTCTATGCCGACAGAACGGTTCGCATCGAGGGGCACACCGACGACCAGGGCGATGTGAAGCCGAACCAGCAACTCTCGCTGAAGCGGGCCGAATCGGTGCGTGATGTCCTGATCGAAGCCGGAGCCGATGGAAGCCGCCTGAAAGCGCTTGGTTACGGCGAGGTGCGCCCGATCGCCAGCAATGAGTTCCCGCAGGGTCGGGCCATGAACCGTCGTATCGATATCGTCATCGACGCTCCCCAGTAA